Proteins encoded within one genomic window of Oryza glaberrima chromosome 12, OglaRS2, whole genome shotgun sequence:
- the LOC127756651 gene encoding putative uridine kinase C227.14 has protein sequence MAAAAVTVKLGGWSSYCYCPTTTRRSKPAAVKMMMAPCPTSFRIELPRRTIRAAILNKRHTVPCYQRQEGASSPAPQIEAKSMEEVYDALAEHLFSVLKNIEHLDSKYIVGIAGPPGAGKSTVASEVVQRVNKRWSQKHENGSSLISTEEIATMLPMDGFHLYRSQLDAMEDPKEAHARRGAPWTFDPSRFLKCLQTLREEGSVYAPSFDHGVGDPVENDIFVKPQHKIVIVEGNYLLLEEDAWRDIRALFDEKWFIDIDIDVSMQRVLQRHVATGKEPDVAAWRISYNDRPNAELIMKSKKSADLVIRSVDLSR, from the exons atggcggcggcggcggtaacGGTCAAGCTCGGAG GGTGGAGTAGTTACTGTTACTGCCCTACCACCACGAGGAGGAGCAAACCGGCGGcggtgaagatgatgatggcGCCTTGCCCTACCAGCTTCCGGATCGAATTGCCTCGACGAACCATTCGGGCTGCCATACTGAACAAGAGACACACC GTTCCTTGCTACCAGAGGCAAGAAGGAGCTTCATCTCCAGCTCCGCAGATCGAAGCCAA GTCAATGGAGGAGGTATATGATGCTTTGGCTGAGCaccttttttctgttttgaaGAACATTGAACATCTTGACTCAAA ATACATTGTTGGTATAGCTGGACCACCTGGCGCGGGAAAGTCTACAGTTGCTTCCGAAGTTGTTCAACGTGTTAATAAACGCTGGTCCCAGAAGCACGAGAATGGTAGTTCACTTATTTCAACCGAAGAAATTGCCACGATGCTTCCCATGGATGGTTTCCACCTTTATCGGTCCCAACTAGATGCAATGGAG GATCCAAAAGAAGCACATGCAAGAAGAGGAG CACCATGGACATTCGATCCATCCCGGTTTTTGAAATGCCTACAGACCCTGAGAGAAGAG GGTTCAGTTTATGCTCCATCATTTGATCATGGTGTTGGTGATCCAGTTGAAAATGACATATTTGTAAAGCCGCA ACACAAAATAGTGATTGTCGAAGGCAATTATCTATTACTGGAAGAAGATGCCTGGAGGGACATTAGAGCCTTGTTTGATGAAAAATG GTTTATCGATATTGACATTGATGTCTCCATGCAAAGAGTGCTCCAGAGACATGTCGCCACAG GAAAAGAGCCAGATGTAGCAGCATGGCGG ATCTCGTATAATGACCGGCCAAACGCGGAGCTTATCATGAAGTCAAAAAAGTCTGCAGATCTTGTAATCAGATCGGTGGATTTGTCAAGATAA
- the LOC127757293 gene encoding auxin-responsive protein IAA30 yields the protein MAADLAFEATELRLGLPGGGGGGDGDAAAAAARSSSGKRGFAETIDLKLKLEPAAAAVDDDDDKEEGAADGREKKVDIVGADNDDASPPAAAAGGGMKRSPSQSSVVTAAADPEKPRAPKAQVVGWPPVRSYRKNILAVQADKGKDAADGGGDKSGAGAGAAAFVKVSMDGAPYLRKVDLKMYKSYLELSKALEKMFSSFTIGNCGSHGVNGMNESKIADLLNGSEYVPTYEDKDGDWMLVGDVPWEMFVESCKRLRIMKGSEAIGLAPRAMEKCKNRS from the exons atggcggcggacCTGGCCTTCGAGGCGACCGAGCTCCGGCTCGGcctgcccggcggcggcggcggcggtgatggagacgcggcggcggcggcggcgaggagctcctCCGGGAAGAGGGGCTTCGCCGAGACCATCGACCTCAAGCTGAAGCTggagccggcggccgcggcggtggacgacgacgacgacaaggaggagggggcggccgacGGCCGGGAGAAGAAGGTCGACATCGTCGGAGCTGACAACGacgacgcctcgccgccggccgccgccgccggcggcgggatgaAGCGGTCGCCGAGCCAGAGCagcgtcgtcaccgccgccgccgaccccgagAAGCCAAGGGCTCCCAA GGCACAGGTGGTTGGGTGGCCGCCGGTCCGGTCATACCGGAAGAACATCCTGGCCGTGCAGGCCGACAAGGGCAaggacgccgccgacggcggcggcgacaagtccggcgccggcgccggcgccgccgccttcgtgaaGGTGAGCATGGACGGCGCGCCATACCTGCGCAAGGTGGACCTCAAGATGTACAAGAGCTACCTTGAGCTCTCCAAGGCACTCGAGAAGATGTTCAGCTCCTTCACCATTG GAAACTGTGGGTCTCATGGGGTGAACGGCATGAACGAGAGCAAGATTGCTGATCTGCTCAACGGCTCTGAATACGTGCCAACCTACGAGGACAAGGACGGCGACTGGatgctcgtcggcgacgtcccATGGGA GATGTTTGTTGAATCATGCAAGCGCCTTAGGATAATGAAAGGATCAGAAGCTATTGGCCTTG CACCGAGGGCAATGGAGAAATGCAAGAACAGAAGCTGA